AAAGAGGTGATATTCCGGGCCTTTGGAAAGACAGGCCTGAAAGTCTCGGAAGTGGGCTTCGGCGCGATGATCACCAATGACTCCTCCGTGCTGGCGCAGGCCCTCGAGATGGGGATCAACTACATCGACACGGCAGCCCGCTACCAGGGGGGCAACAACGAGAAGATGATCGGCAATCTGCTGGGGAAAAAGAGAAAAAACGTGATCATCTGCACGAAAGTCCCTCCCGGCAGGATCGATGAGATGGAGAGGACGGTGGAGCAGAGCCTTGTCTCCCTGAAAACTGACTACCTTGATCTGCTGCTTCTCCATGCCCTCAAGAGCGAGGAGGAAGTGCAGAACAGAGAATGGCAGCAGTTCCTCGCGAAGCTGAAAAAACAGGGAAAAACAAGGTTCGTCGGCGTCAGCACCCACAGCAACATGGCCGGGGTGCTCAAGGCCGTGACAAAATCGAAGTTCTATGACGCGGTGCTCACGACCTATAATTTCAAGGTGGGCCAGGACGTGAAGGAAGCCGTCGCGGAAGCCCGCAAGGCCGGCGTGGCGACTATCGCGATGAAGATCATGTGCGGGGGCTATCAGGCGGGGGCATCTTCAAAGCTTAATCCTTTCCAGGCGGCTCTAAGGTGGGTTCTCAATGATAAAAACATCGATACGACCATTCCGAGCGTCACAAGCATGGATCAGCTCAACCAGAACTTCGACGTCATGGGCTCGAAAATGACCTTCAGCGACAGGAAAGCGCTGAGCCGCTATGCCCATGACATAGCCCCGCTTCATTGCAGCTCGTGCGGGAGCTGCGACGGGAGCTGCACCCATGGCGTGCAGTGCACCGATATCCTGAGATTCCTGATGTATGCCGAGGGATACCGCGAAATGGATCTCGCACGGGAAAGCTATTCCGAGCTCCATGCCTCTGAAAAGGCATCCCGGTGCCTCTCTTGCAGGAGGTGCATGATAAAGTGCGCCCACAGCCTCGATATAAGGTCAAGAATGAGGGAGGCTCACCGGCTTCTTGCCTAGATTCTCCTGAGATGACGGCGCGGGGTGGGCTCTCAGAAACAGGTAAAGCAATGAAAAAAACAGCGGTCTTTCTTGCTTCGCTGCTTATATCGCTCGTTCTGCTGGAGGGCAGCATTGAGCTTCTGGAGTCTTCAGCCCAGGAAATGCCTTTCCTCTCAGGACCCCCGCACCTTGCTTCCGAGGAAGCCGACGCCCTCCTCAGAAGCCTCCCGGCCGACAATTTCTCCGAAGGCTGGGTGCAGGCGCAGAAGCCCCGCCTCTATGGAAAGGATGACCTCTTCGAGCTCATTGACGGGGAGGCCGAGCAGTATTTCCAGTTCGGCTTTCTCAATGCCGCCTCAGGCATCTATACCAACAAAAGAGAGGCTGACAGCCTCCTCACCGTGGATATCTTCGAGATGGCCGATAAA
This window of the Candidatus Eremiobacterota bacterium genome carries:
- a CDS encoding aldo/keto reductase, whose amino-acid sequence is MDRRDFITEACKSVVGAGIVAGLCSDPRFLAGITAGSIGESGAKPAPVKKEVIFRAFGKTGLKVSEVGFGAMITNDSSVLAQALEMGINYIDTAARYQGGNNEKMIGNLLGKKRKNVIICTKVPPGRIDEMERTVEQSLVSLKTDYLDLLLLHALKSEEEVQNREWQQFLAKLKKQGKTRFVGVSTHSNMAGVLKAVTKSKFYDAVLTTYNFKVGQDVKEAVAEARKAGVATIAMKIMCGGYQAGASSKLNPFQAALRWVLNDKNIDTTIPSVTSMDQLNQNFDVMGSKMTFSDRKALSRYAHDIAPLHCSSCGSCDGSCTHGVQCTDILRFLMYAEGYREMDLARESYSELHASEKASRCLSCRRCMIKCAHSLDIRSRMREAHRLLA